In Tenacibaculum pacificus, a single window of DNA contains:
- a CDS encoding 2-oxoglutarate dehydrogenase E1 component, with protein sequence MDKFSFLNAAHTGFIGDLYEQYQKNPDSVEPSWRSFFQGYDLANENYSLTDEEASVEVPDEVRKEFLVIDLINGYRTRGHLFTKTNPVRERRQYSPTLDIETFGLNKSDLSTVFNAGGILGIGPKPLSKIIEHLKAIFCDSIGVEYMYLRSPDELKWWQNRLSKNDNHANYDEEAKKYILTKLNQASTFESFLQTKYVGQKRFSVEGGETLIPGVSVALRDAAEKYGVEECVLGMAHRGRLNTLVNIFKKPVRDLFSEFEGKDFEDQDIDGDVKYHLGLTLSKEYKGGQKMKMNLVPNPSHLETVDAVAEGIVRAKVDLDYNGDNGKILPILVHGDAAIAGQGIVYEIAQMMTLNGYKTGGTIHVVVNNQVGFTTNYLDARSSTYCTDVAKVTLSPVLHVNADDAEAVCHAMEMAVEYRMKFKKDIYIDLLGYRKYGHNEGDEPRFTQPDLYKAISKHKNAKEIYAEKLVKEGTISVDYVKQITADFKAHLETEFTESKKKTTSKIQDFTPEVWDGFVRKQLQEMLQPIDTTYSVEALKDIAKVISTTPEGHKFVRKAERILQGRQKMVFEENALDWGTAENLAYGTLLEEGFNIRISGEDVERGTFSHRHAIMRDEETLERVNLLNTNTKNKGEMTIYNSHLSEYGVLGFDYGYAMAAPNTLTIWEAQFGDFANGAQIVFDQYISSAEAKWKLQNGLVMLLPHGYEGQGPEHSSGRIERFLQSSSTDNWTIANCSTPANMYHILRRQMKRDFRKPLVVFTPKSLLRLPKAVNTIEDLANGTFQEVIDDTIDTTNVTKMVFCTGKFYYDMLEEREKLNRNDVALVRIEQLFPLHNDKIKEVMDRYPNVTRYVWAQEEPKNMGSWSFMLERFDLAKLECASRGYHSAPAAGSSTRYKQRHQKVLDQVFD encoded by the coding sequence ATGGACAAGTTTTCGTTCTTAAACGCAGCACATACAGGTTTTATAGGTGATTTATATGAACAGTATCAAAAAAATCCTGATTCAGTAGAACCAAGTTGGAGGAGTTTTTTTCAAGGTTATGATTTAGCCAATGAAAATTATTCTTTAACCGATGAAGAAGCTTCAGTAGAAGTACCTGACGAAGTACGCAAAGAATTTTTAGTAATTGATTTAATAAATGGCTATCGTACTCGAGGGCATTTGTTCACTAAAACAAATCCCGTTCGTGAACGTAGACAATACAGTCCTACATTAGACATAGAAACTTTTGGTTTAAATAAATCAGATTTATCTACAGTTTTTAATGCAGGAGGTATTTTAGGTATAGGTCCAAAACCTTTATCTAAAATAATTGAACATTTAAAAGCTATTTTTTGTGATAGTATAGGTGTTGAATATATGTATTTACGTAGCCCTGACGAATTAAAATGGTGGCAAAATCGTTTGAGTAAAAATGATAACCATGCTAATTATGATGAAGAGGCTAAAAAATACATTCTTACAAAATTAAACCAAGCATCTACTTTTGAAAGTTTTTTACAAACAAAATACGTAGGTCAAAAACGTTTTTCTGTAGAAGGAGGAGAAACATTAATTCCTGGAGTTAGTGTTGCACTTCGTGATGCAGCCGAAAAATACGGCGTTGAAGAATGTGTATTAGGAATGGCACACCGTGGTCGTTTAAATACTTTGGTAAACATCTTTAAAAAACCAGTTCGCGATTTATTTAGTGAATTTGAAGGTAAAGATTTTGAAGATCAAGATATTGATGGAGATGTTAAGTATCACTTAGGTTTAACTTTAAGTAAAGAATACAAGGGCGGACAAAAAATGAAGATGAATTTGGTTCCAAATCCATCTCATTTAGAAACTGTAGATGCAGTTGCTGAGGGTATTGTTCGTGCTAAAGTAGATTTAGATTACAATGGAGATAATGGTAAAATTTTACCAATATTAGTACATGGTGATGCTGCAATTGCAGGACAAGGTATTGTGTATGAAATTGCACAAATGATGACCTTAAATGGTTATAAAACAGGAGGTACTATTCATGTTGTTGTAAATAATCAAGTAGGATTTACAACGAATTATTTAGATGCGCGTTCTAGTACTTATTGTACAGATGTAGCTAAAGTAACTTTATCACCAGTTTTACACGTAAATGCAGATGATGCAGAAGCGGTTTGTCATGCTATGGAAATGGCTGTTGAATATCGAATGAAATTCAAAAAAGACATTTACATTGATTTATTAGGGTACCGTAAATATGGTCATAACGAAGGTGATGAGCCTCGTTTTACGCAGCCAGATTTATACAAAGCAATTTCTAAGCACAAAAATGCTAAAGAAATATATGCTGAGAAATTAGTTAAAGAAGGTACAATTTCAGTAGATTATGTAAAACAAATTACAGCTGACTTTAAAGCACATTTAGAAACTGAATTTACAGAGTCTAAAAAGAAAACTACTTCTAAAATACAAGATTTCACGCCAGAGGTATGGGATGGTTTTGTACGTAAGCAATTACAAGAAATGTTACAACCTATAGATACTACGTATTCGGTTGAGGCATTAAAAGATATTGCAAAAGTAATTTCTACAACTCCTGAAGGACATAAATTTGTTCGTAAAGCAGAACGTATTTTACAAGGACGTCAAAAAATGGTGTTTGAAGAAAATGCTTTAGATTGGGGTACTGCTGAAAACTTAGCTTACGGAACTTTATTAGAAGAAGGATTTAATATTCGTATTTCAGGTGAAGATGTAGAAAGAGGTACATTCTCACACCGTCATGCAATTATGCGTGATGAAGAAACTTTAGAACGTGTTAATTTATTAAATACAAACACTAAGAATAAAGGAGAAATGACAATTTACAATTCTCATTTATCTGAATATGGTGTTTTAGGTTTTGATTATGGATATGCAATGGCAGCTCCTAATACATTAACTATTTGGGAAGCACAATTTGGTGATTTTGCCAATGGAGCACAAATTGTTTTTGATCAATATATTTCTTCAGCAGAAGCTAAGTGGAAATTACAAAACGGTTTAGTTATGTTATTACCTCATGGATATGAAGGGCAAGGACCTGAACATTCATCTGGTAGAATAGAACGTTTTTTACAGTCTTCATCAACTGATAACTGGACAATTGCAAATTGTTCAACTCCTGCAAATATGTATCATATTTTGCGTCGTCAAATGAAGCGTGACTTTAGAAAACCTTTAGTTGTTTTTACTCCTAAAAGTTTATTACGTTTACCAAAAGCTGTAAATACTATTGAAGATTTAGCAAACGGAACTTTCCAAGAAGTTATTGATGATACTATTGATACAACTAATGTTACAAAAATGGTTTTTTGTACAGGTAAGTTTTATTATGACATGTTAGAAGAACGTGAAAAGTTAAACAGAAATGATGTTGCTTTAGTTAGAATAGAACAATTATTTCCATTACATAATGATAAAATTAAAGAGGTAATGGATAGGTATCCAAATGTAACTCGTTATGTTTGGGCACAAGAAGAACCTAAAAATATGGGGTCTTGGAGTTTTATGTTAGAGCGTTTTGACTTAGCTAAATTAGAATGTGCATCAAGAGGTTATCATTCAGCACCAGCAGCAGGTTCTAGTACACGTTATAAACAACGTCATCAAAAAGTATTAGATCAGGTTTTTGATTAG
- the odhB gene encoding 2-oxoglutarate dehydrogenase complex dihydrolipoyllysine-residue succinyltransferase translates to MVLEMKVPSPGESITEVEIATWLVEDGDYVEKDQPIAEVDSDKATLELPAEESGIITLKAEEGDAVEVGAVVCLIDMSAAKPAGESSSETKTAEAPKAEAPKAVEAKATTYATGTASPAAKKVLAEKGIDAGAVKGTGKDGRITKEDAVKAVPSMGTQPTNGSRGTERKKMSMLRRKVAQRLVAVKSETAMLTTFNEVNMQPIFDLRNQYKEDFKAKHGVGLGFMSFFTLAVVRALELYPDVNSMIDGDYQIKNEFQDISIAVSGPKGLMVPVIRNAEDLSFRGVESEVKRLALRARDGQITVDEMTGGTFTITNGGVFGSMLSTPILNPPQSGILGMHNIVNRPMAVNGEVVIQPIMYVALSYDHRVIDGRESVGFLVAVKEALENPVELLMGNNPTKALEM, encoded by the coding sequence ATGGTTTTAGAAATGAAAGTTCCTTCTCCGGGGGAATCAATTACAGAAGTAGAAATAGCAACGTGGTTAGTTGAAGATGGTGATTATGTTGAAAAAGATCAGCCAATTGCCGAAGTAGACTCTGACAAAGCAACGTTAGAATTACCTGCGGAAGAAAGCGGAATTATCACTTTAAAAGCAGAAGAAGGAGATGCTGTAGAAGTTGGTGCAGTAGTATGTCTTATCGATATGAGTGCAGCAAAACCAGCAGGTGAATCTTCATCTGAAACAAAAACAGCTGAAGCTCCTAAGGCAGAAGCTCCTAAAGCAGTTGAAGCTAAGGCTACAACATATGCAACAGGAACTGCTTCTCCTGCAGCTAAAAAAGTTTTAGCTGAAAAAGGAATTGATGCAGGTGCTGTAAAAGGAACAGGAAAAGACGGGCGTATAACTAAAGAAGACGCTGTAAAAGCAGTACCTTCTATGGGAACGCAACCTACAAACGGTTCTCGTGGAACTGAGCGTAAAAAAATGTCTATGTTACGTAGAAAAGTAGCACAACGTTTAGTAGCTGTAAAAAGTGAAACGGCAATGTTAACTACTTTTAACGAAGTAAACATGCAACCAATTTTCGATTTACGTAATCAGTATAAAGAAGATTTTAAAGCAAAGCACGGTGTTGGATTAGGATTTATGTCTTTTTTCACTTTAGCTGTTGTTAGAGCTTTAGAATTATATCCTGATGTAAACTCTATGATTGATGGAGATTACCAAATTAAAAATGAATTTCAAGATATTTCTATTGCAGTTTCTGGTCCTAAAGGATTAATGGTTCCTGTAATTAGAAATGCTGAAGATTTATCTTTTAGAGGTGTTGAAAGCGAAGTAAAACGTTTAGCTTTACGTGCTAGAGATGGACAAATTACTGTTGATGAAATGACTGGTGGAACATTTACTATTACAAATGGTGGTGTTTTTGGTTCTATGTTATCAACGCCAATTTTAAACCCTCCACAAAGTGGAATTTTAGGAATGCACAACATTGTAAACAGACCAATGGCTGTTAATGGTGAAGTAGTAATTCAACCAATTATGTATGTTGCATTATCTTATGACCACAGAGTTATTGATGGTCGTGAGTCAGTAGGATTCTTAGTAGCTGTTAAAGAAGCTTTAGAAAATCCTGTTGAGTTATTAATGGGTAACAACCCTACGAAAGCTTTAGAAATGTAA
- a CDS encoding SMI1/KNR4 family protein: protein MDKIKRKLKTLKLEELNEIENKYNFKYPEIYRKLSEDNMLNWGEVCNSWFENEYPKLKNNPPLLLYYWDFDIISSSKEVIDNIDFYSDEECYLEIKKEYHYKFIPFGKTGGGDLYCFFLDENNKIKHIVLLLHDDDNAEILANTFQEFIFRYLLMCVIELDKDMLIMEGNLNENCNNLFKTHQKHLTDKQKNIIHNIYKRTNITKLDDKEFNNILKENGFKNNTINCYSF, encoded by the coding sequence ATGGACAAGATTAAAAGGAAATTAAAAACATTGAAATTAGAAGAATTAAACGAAATTGAGAATAAATATAATTTCAAATATCCCGAAATTTACAGAAAACTATCTGAAGATAATATGCTTAATTGGGGAGAAGTTTGTAATAGTTGGTTTGAAAATGAGTATCCTAAATTAAAAAATAATCCTCCTCTTCTATTATATTATTGGGATTTTGATATTATTTCGTCAAGTAAAGAAGTTATTGATAATATTGACTTTTATTCAGATGAAGAATGTTATTTAGAGATTAAAAAAGAATATCATTATAAATTTATACCCTTCGGAAAAACTGGAGGAGGTGATTTATATTGTTTTTTTCTTGATGAAAATAATAAAATAAAGCACATAGTTTTACTTTTACATGATGATGATAATGCTGAAATACTTGCTAATACATTTCAAGAATTTATTTTCAGATATTTATTAATGTGTGTTATTGAACTTGATAAAGATATGTTAATAATGGAAGGTAATTTAAACGAAAATTGTAATAACTTGTTTAAAACACATCAAAAACATTTAACTGATAAACAAAAAAATATTATTCATAACATTTATAAACGAACAAATATTACTAAACTAGATGATAAAGAATTCAATAACATCTTGAAAGAAAATGGATTTAAAAATAATACTATAAACTGTTATAGTTTTTAA
- a CDS encoding metal-dependent hydrolase, whose amino-acid sequence MDSLTQIILGAAVGEAVLGKKIGNRAMFYGAIAGTIPDLDVLASFFTDKVTALYMHRGFTHSIIFSVLFAPIFAWIVTRYEKYKNFKNWTWLFFLAFVTHPILDAHTTWGTQLFWPFDIRLAFKTIFVIDPLYTLPFLVFLIFAMTQKRVSKKRDFYNKMGLIISSSYLVLTFLLKWLAFNQFEKALENQNIKYSEIDTRPSPLNTILWSANVQTKDAFLLANYSFFDTKPITFTKHLKNHHLLENLSKNESVKRMIFISEGWYTINKKDDKLYFNDLRFGLLSIKPNAENFVFKYKITVDNLGNVIFTEEPKDKRDGKKLITDLWTRLKGN is encoded by the coding sequence ATGGATTCATTAACTCAAATTATATTAGGTGCTGCTGTTGGCGAAGCAGTTTTAGGAAAGAAAATTGGAAACAGAGCTATGTTTTATGGAGCAATTGCAGGAACAATTCCTGATTTAGATGTACTTGCTTCATTTTTTACCGATAAAGTAACCGCACTTTATATGCATCGTGGATTTACACATTCTATTATTTTTTCTGTACTCTTTGCACCTATTTTTGCGTGGATTGTAACTCGTTATGAAAAATATAAAAACTTTAAAAATTGGACTTGGTTATTCTTTTTAGCATTTGTAACACATCCTATTTTAGATGCACATACTACTTGGGGAACGCAGTTATTTTGGCCTTTTGATATCCGCTTAGCTTTTAAAACCATTTTTGTTATTGACCCACTTTATACCCTTCCTTTTTTAGTGTTTTTAATTTTTGCGATGACACAAAAACGAGTTAGCAAAAAACGTGATTTTTATAATAAAATGGGATTAATTATCAGTTCTTCTTATTTAGTCTTAACTTTTTTATTAAAATGGTTAGCTTTTAATCAGTTTGAAAAAGCTTTAGAAAATCAGAATATCAAATATTCAGAAATTGATACAAGACCTTCTCCTTTAAATACCATACTATGGAGTGCCAACGTACAAACAAAAGATGCTTTTTTACTAGCTAATTATTCCTTTTTTGATACAAAACCAATCACTTTTACAAAACATCTAAAAAATCATCATTTGTTAGAGAATCTTTCTAAAAATGAAAGTGTTAAACGTATGATTTTTATCTCTGAAGGTTGGTATACTATCAATAAAAAAGATGATAAACTTTACTTTAATGATTTAAGATTTGGGCTTTTAAGTATCAAACCAAATGCAGAAAATTTTGTTTTTAAGTATAAAATTACTGTTGATAATTTAGGAAATGTAATTTTTACCGAAGAACCTAAAGATAAACGTGATGGAAAAAAATTAATAACTGATTTATGGACAAGATTAAAAGGAAATTAA
- a CDS encoding TolC family protein, which produces MIRGQEVMVIAKSDVIAKVKENNNTLKMSAQDILMAKADYNQTNAVFLPDITASYTGIATTNPLMAFGSKLNQGILTQNDFNPDLLNTPSQTQNFATKIQVQQPLINLDGIYQRKAAKAKLNATTFQH; this is translated from the coding sequence TTGATAAGAGGACAAGAGGTTATGGTTATTGCCAAAAGTGATGTTATTGCTAAAGTGAAAGAGAATAATAATACACTTAAAATGTCGGCACAAGATATTTTAATGGCTAAAGCAGATTATAATCAAACAAATGCGGTGTTCTTGCCAGATATTACCGCTTCATATACAGGAATAGCAACTACAAATCCGTTAATGGCTTTTGGATCTAAATTAAATCAAGGAATTTTAACACAAAATGATTTCAATCCTGATTTATTAAATACCCCTTCTCAAACTCAAAATTTTGCAACAAAAATTCAAGTACAACAACCATTAATTAATCTTGATGGAATTTATCAACGAAAAGCAGCAAAAGCAAAATTAAACGCTACTACTTTTCAACATTGA
- a CDS encoding TolC family protein produces the protein MELQLAYKTVEVLEKVQQTANENKRLATNSFQQGYLQRADVLAVEVRVTEIANQLQYAKSAIENASNYVSLLMNDASNRILKPSDLLSVTPEIITTTKLSENRADIKAMRFAKDAYQQLYKADKKTFLPRLNAFGSYELYDAKIFKTGGSGYLVGMQLSWDVFKGYKRFGKTQKSKATFEKASIELEEYQAKSTVELNKAKRLLHDAKNNLILTELALVQSEESLRIRKNRFEQGLEKTTDLLAAETKYAQKQLQYYSTIFQHNYANAYVQFLIKE, from the coding sequence ATGGAATTACAATTAGCTTATAAAACAGTTGAGGTTTTAGAAAAAGTACAACAAACTGCTAATGAAAATAAGCGATTAGCAACTAATAGTTTTCAACAAGGATATTTACAAAGAGCAGATGTATTAGCAGTTGAAGTTCGTGTAACTGAAATAGCAAATCAATTACAATATGCAAAAAGTGCTATTGAAAATGCGTCTAATTATGTATCATTATTGATGAATGATGCCAGTAATCGTATTTTAAAACCATCAGATTTATTGAGTGTAACTCCTGAGATAATTACTACTACAAAATTGTCTGAAAATAGAGCAGATATTAAAGCAATGCGTTTTGCAAAAGATGCTTATCAACAATTATATAAAGCTGATAAAAAGACATTTTTACCTCGTTTAAATGCTTTTGGAAGTTATGAATTATATGATGCTAAAATTTTTAAAACTGGAGGAAGTGGTTATTTAGTTGGAATGCAATTGAGTTGGGATGTTTTTAAAGGATATAAACGCTTTGGTAAAACTCAAAAAAGTAAAGCTACTTTTGAAAAAGCATCAATTGAATTAGAAGAATATCAGGCTAAAAGTACTGTAGAACTTAATAAGGCAAAACGTTTATTACATGATGCTAAAAATAACTTAATACTTACTGAATTGGCATTAGTACAATCAGAAGAATCTTTAAGGATAAGAAAAAATAGATTCGAACAAGGTTTAGAAAAAACAACCGATTTATTAGCAGCAGAAACAAAATATGCACAAAAACAATTACAATATTATAGCACGATTTTTCAGCATAATTATGCCAACGCTTACGTACAATTTTTAATCAAAGAATAA
- a CDS encoding efflux RND transporter periplasmic adaptor subunit — MKKYLYTIALVSLSFLIISCGNDTKKISEDTSNPIPVTVKKVEAKNSNLFVTASGKTQAVQSANLSTRMMGFVNEVYVNVGDKVKKGQLLIAINNADLQAKRAQVNAGIAQAKAGYANAEKDFTRFKNLVAENSASQKEMDDITANFQIAKARLEAANQQKNEVNSQFKYTNITAPFSGVITSKNIEKGAMANPGISLLSIEKPNEFEVIAMVSESEILKIKKNSEATVIVKSINQKIKGKVTEISTSAKNTGGQFLVKVALDKTPIKILSGMFTTVQFSTSETTSEITENRKINTVLIPKDIIIKKGQLSGIYTLSQSNTAVLRWLRLGRSFGENIEVLSGLSADETYIINAKGKLYNGVKVTIQ; from the coding sequence ATGAAAAAATATTTATATACAATCGCACTTGTTTCATTATCTTTTTTAATAATAAGTTGTGGAAATGATACTAAAAAAATATCTGAAGATACTTCAAACCCAATTCCTGTAACCGTAAAAAAAGTTGAAGCAAAAAATTCAAATTTATTTGTAACCGCAAGCGGAAAAACTCAAGCTGTACAAAGTGCTAATTTAAGTACTCGAATGATGGGTTTTGTAAATGAAGTTTATGTAAATGTAGGTGATAAAGTAAAAAAAGGACAATTATTAATTGCTATAAATAATGCAGATTTACAAGCAAAACGTGCGCAAGTAAACGCAGGAATAGCTCAAGCAAAAGCAGGGTATGCAAATGCTGAAAAAGATTTTACACGTTTTAAAAATTTGGTGGCTGAAAATAGTGCTTCTCAAAAAGAAATGGATGATATAACGGCTAATTTTCAAATAGCAAAAGCACGTTTAGAAGCGGCAAATCAACAAAAGAACGAAGTGAATTCTCAGTTTAAATACACGAATATAACTGCTCCTTTTTCAGGGGTAATAACGAGTAAAAATATTGAAAAAGGTGCGATGGCAAATCCTGGAATATCGTTGTTATCAATTGAAAAGCCGAATGAATTTGAAGTAATTGCAATGGTTTCTGAAAGTGAAATTCTGAAAATCAAAAAAAACTCGGAAGCTACTGTTATTGTAAAATCAATCAATCAAAAAATAAAAGGGAAAGTTACCGAAATTAGTACATCAGCAAAAAATACTGGAGGACAGTTTTTAGTAAAAGTAGCACTTGATAAAACACCAATTAAAATTTTATCAGGAATGTTTACTACGGTTCAGTTTTCTACTTCAGAAACAACATCGGAAATTACTGAAAACAGAAAAATAAATACTGTATTAATTCCTAAAGATATAATCATCAAAAAAGGTCAACTTTCGGGAATATATACGCTAAGTCAAAGTAATACAGCTGTTTTACGTTGGTTGCGTTTAGGACGTTCTTTTGGTGAAAATATTGAAGTATTATCAGGATTATCTGCTGATGAAACTTATATAATCAATGCAAAAGGAAAACTTTACAATGGAGTTAAAGTTACAATTCAATAA